ACAGGAAATTTCCCGCTTTAAGATGGCTCAAGGCTAGCGAATATATGGCAGTAGGCTGTCATACAATGTTGCATAAGATTGTATAAGATTGCATAGATGAGATGGTTACTAGATTCGAACTGCTTAGGGTATTTGCCTTCAGCCCAAGCCCTGACTGAGTGCCTGGAAACATAGAAAAACGCATCAGCGATAGGTAAGACCATGAGCAATGATTGCTGGAATCAAATAGGCGTATGGGGCGATCGCACTTGCCCAGAATTAGCCAACTTTACCCATTGCCGCAATTGCTCGGTCTATGCCAAGGCCGGACGTGGATTGCTAGAGCGCGCAGTCACCACAGCATATATGCAGGAATGGACAAATCTGCTAGCCAAGCCTAGTGCTGAACGCGGGGGGCAACGATCGGGCGAAACGATCGCAGTGGCAATTTTTCGATTGGGACGCGAATGGCTAGCACTGCCCGCGAACCTATTTAAGCAAGTAACATCGCCGGAGCCGGTGCATATCCTGCCCCATCGCAGCAATCAAATTTTGCGCGGTATTGTCAATGTGCGCGGTCAGCTATTGTTATGCATCTCCTTGGCCGATCTGTTGCATGTGGAAAAAGCGACCCCGACGATCGCTAATAGTTCCATCGCTAAAACCACGACCACTGACGTAGCGATCAGTAAAGATGTCAGCCCGATCGTATATCGGCGCTTGCTGGTAATTGCCCAACAGGGTGAAGACTGGGCCTTTGAGGTGGACGAATTTTATGGCATTCAACGATTTGCCAGCGAAGAACTGCGATCGGCGCCGACAGTGGTAGCCTCAGCCACCGAGACCTATACCCGCTGCATTGTACCCTGGCAAGCTAGAAACGTTAACTATCTGGATGCACAACGGCTATTGCAGACCTTAACCGAAAAAATCCTATGACCAGCGACACACCAGATTGGAGCAATTTTTCCATGTTGGAGTTGTTCCGCATGGAGGTAGAAAGCCAGGTGGCAATTCTGGTGGAATGCCTATTGGCACTAGAGCACTGTGGCCAGTCAGATAGTTGCGATCGCGCTGAAATTGACAAAATGCTAGAGTCGCTGATGCGGGCGGCTCATTCAATTAAGGGGGCAGCTCGGATTGTGCAAATTGAAGCGGCGGTGGAAATTGCCCATCGGCTTGAAGATTGTTTTGTGGCTGCCCAAAAAGGTCTATTTCATCTCGATTCTGAGCGCGTTGATATTTTGCTCAATGGGGTAGATTTACTCGCTCAAATTGGTCGTCTAGAAGAAGCTGAATTAACTACCTGGTGCGTCGATCATCAAAAAGTAGTCGAAGGGCAAACTGCCGCGATCGCCGCAATTACTAGCGCGCCATTAATACCAGAATCATCTACCCCAGCTACTCAGGCTCCCCCAACCACAGATGCGCCAACGATTTCACCCAGTGATGTACCGCAATCTACTCCATCTCCACCCACGATCGCCCTGGAACCAAACCCAACTGAAAGCCAATCCCATCAACCTCCCCAGCCGCAGACCAGCCAGCAATCGAGCCAGCCAGCCAGCCAGCAAGTAGCGATCGAAAATCCAGTTACACCCACCACCGCCAAACCCACCATTCCCGATCGGGTAGTGCGCATCAGCGCCGACAACCTCAATCAACTGATGGCATTAGCTGGTGAATCACTGGTAGAGGTCAATTGGCTGCAACCATTTTCTGATTCTTTATTGCAACTCAAACGTCGTCAGCAGGAACTATCCCGCCGTCTCGAAAATTTTCAGTCGGTGCTTGCTGATGTCAGCCTAAATCCCAGCGTTGCCCAATCTCTGGGTGAAATGCAACAAAAGTCCCGCGATTGCCATGAATTATTGAGCGATCGCCTGAATGATCTAGAACTGTTCTCCCGCCGCTTTACCAATTTATCTGACAACCTCTACCGGGAAGTAATTGCCAGTCATATGCGTCCCTTTGGTGATGGCGTGCAGGGGTTTCCGCGCATGATCAGAGACCTGGCTAAGCAATTGGGCAAACAAGCACGTCTAGAAATTAGCGGCCAGTCCACCCAGGTGGATCGGGATATTTTAGACAGGCTGGAAGCACCGATCACCCAGATGCTGCGTAATGCGATCGCCCACGGGATTGAAGCCCCTGCCGCCCGCCTGGCAACTGGCAAACCAGAAATCGGCACAATTCGCCTAGCCGCCACCCATCGTGCTGGCATGTTAGCAATTACGGTGGAAGACGATGGTTGTGGCATCGACCTGGATCAGTTGCGGCAATCGATCGCTGCCAAAAAACTGGCCAACGCCGATGTGATTGACCGCCTTTCCGAAACAGAACTAATGGAATTTTTATTCTTGCCGGGATTTACCACTACTGAGCACATTACCGAAATTGCCGGACGCGGGTTTGGTCTTGATATTGCCAAAAGTATGGCTCAAGAGGTGGGTGGCTTCCTGCGTGCCTTCACCCAAGCTGGCCAGGGCACCACCTTTCGCTTCCAATTACCCTTAACCCTGTCGGTAATTCGAGCTTTGCTGGTGGAAATTGCTGGCGAAGTCTATGCCTTTGGACTCACCCGCATCGATCGGGTGTTAACCATCCAGCGAGAAGCCATCTTCGTGGCCGAAAATCGCCAGTATATTGTAGTAGACGAACAAAATATCGGCCTGGTCTCTGCTGGTCAGGTTCTGGAATTGCCAGATCCAGGGCGCGAAGAAAGCTCGCTATTGTCAGTCGTGGTGATCGAAGATCAATCCGATCGCTATGGCCTAGTCGTCGATCGCTTTTTGGGGGAGCGGGATCTGGTTGTCCGTCCCCTCGATCCGCGCCTGGGCAAAGTCAAAAACATTAGTGCCGCCTCGTTGATGGGCAATGGCTCACCTTTGCTAATCATTGATACTGCCGATCTGGTGCGATCGATTGATAATTTAATTTCCGGTGGCAATCTCAATTTAATTGGCAATGATGAAGCGGCAGCCACCGAACGCGATCGGCAACGGGTTTTAGTCGTAGATGACTCGATTACGGTGCGGGAAATGGAACGCAAACTACTCCAAAATAATGGCTATGAGGTTGATGTTGCCGTCAATGGCGTAGAAGCATGGAATGCGGTGCGCATGAGCAACTACGACCTGGTGATTTCTGATATTGATATGCCGCGCATGAATGGGATTGAATTAGTAGAGCAGATTAAATCCCACCCAAAGTTAAAATCTATTCCCACCATTATTGTGTCTTATAAGGATCGAGAGGAAGATAAGATCGCTGGCCTTAAAGCTGGTGCAAATTATTACCTCACCAAAAGCAGCTTTCATGATGACAGCTTAATTAATGCAGTTGTAGACTTGATTGGCAAGTCTTAGCGGCGGACTCTGTACTTGTTTCAAGCGCCGGGGCAATAACTATCATAATGCTTCTGAACCTTAGCTCATACCGCGACTGCTAAACTAGATTTATCTTGCCTAGAAATTCAATCGCCATGACCATTACAACCAAACCAGTGCCTAGCCTGGCAGAATTTCTACAACTCCCCGAAACCAAGCCAGCCAGCGAATATATCAACGGTGCGATCGTTGCCAAGCCCATGCCGAAAGGAAAGCATAGTCGATTGCAACTCAAGCTATGTAATTGGATTAACGAAATTGCGGAAAGCCAGAAAAAAGCTTATGCTTTGCCAGAGTTGCGCTGTAGTTTTGGCAGCCGATCGATTGTCCCTGATATTGCCGTGTTCAAATGGTCGCGGCTTCCCTTTGATGTTGATGGAGAGATACCCAATGATTTTTTATTGCCCCCCGATTGGATGATTGAGATTCTCTCCCCCGAACAAAGTTCAAATCGAGTGATTGATAATATTCTTTATAGCCTAGACCATGATTGCCAATTAGGTTGGTTAATCGATCCCACCGATCGCTCTATTTTAGTCTTCCTTCCAGATCAGCAACCAGAATTGTGGCGCGGTAGCGATCGCCCGCCTGGACTAGCCCAAATCCCACTGGAGTTGAGCGTAGAGCAAATTTTTAGTTGGTTGAAAATGTTAGATGCTTAGATGCCTAGGCTTCGGATTTTACTACAGCGATCGCTTGTGCCAATAACCTGTAATATCCGGGCTAAAATTTGCCCCATCTTCAAAATTGCCCGCATATGTTAAAAATTGCCATTGTGAACGATACCATGATTGCGATCGAAGCGATGCGCCGCGTCATTGCCACGATTGCCGATTATCAAATTGTTTGGATCGCCCGTGATGGCAGCGAAGCGGTTGCTAAATGTGCTAGCTCCTGCCCAGATTTAATCTTGATGGATTTGCATATGCCCAAAATGGATGGGGTCGCCGCCACCCGCCAAATCATGCAACAAAGCCCCTGCTCAATCCTGATTGTGACTGCCACGGTTCATGCCAATACCGCCAAGGTGTTTGAGGCTATGGGGTATGGTGCTTTAGATGTAGTGCGAACGCCGATCTTGGGTCTGCAAGGGCAACCCGCCGTCGCTCCAGATCTGCTGCATAAAATCGCCACGATCGCTAAACTGATTGGCAAATCACGCAGCTCCAAGCCTAACAATCCAAATCTGCCCAACCGATCGCCGCTTGCTGTACCTCGCAGCGCTGGGCAACTGCCCCCTTTAATTGCGATTGGCGCATCCACTGGCGGCCCCAATGCCCTGGCAAGTATTTTGTCTGAGCTACCCCAGAATTTTGAAGCGGCGATCGTGGTGGTTCAGCATATCGATGCCCAATTTACACCCGGTTTGGGGCAATGGCTAAATCAGCAAACGCCTTTAACCGTGGAATTGGCGATCGCTGGCACTCAACCCACCGCCGGCAAAGTATTATTAGCAGCAACCAACGAACATTTGGTGCTCAAGTCCGATCGTCGGCTTTACTATACCAAGCAACCCAGCCACTATATTCATTGTCCATCGGTGGATGTATTGTTTAGCAGCCTGGCCCAGCACTGGACCAGAGCAGGAATAGGCCTGTTGCTCACTGGTATGGGCAAGGATGGGGCCGAAGGGTTAAGTTTATTACGTCGATCTGGATGGCACACGATCGCCCAAGATCAAGCTAGTTGTGTGGTTTATGGCATGCCCAAAGCAGCGATCGAGGCGGGGGCAGCCGTTGAAGTTCTACCAATCGAGGCGATCGGCGCTGTCCTACGCAACCGAAAAGTCATCACCCCTTAACTTCGACTCCTATGTTTAGCTGCATAATTTTAGTAAAACTACTGCATATCTCACATTAACCCACATTAACCCACAAAATAGTATCGCCATAGACATATTTATCCCACAGACAGATGTCTGGTTTGACTATTATATTCAGCATATATACTCGTATGCTACTGGCATAGTAGTGGGGCAAAATGGCTGATTGCAGCCTTTCGCTACTTAGTCAAAAGATTTATAAATGTAAATTAGAGTAGGGATTTAGCCCATACCTGCTGACTTACCTTGTAATTGCCAATCCAAATAATTATTCAGTCATAATCAGTCATAATTAGTCATAATTATTCAGTAATTAGTGCCGATCGAGGAACTACCAAAATTTTGCCTAGTTTGATTCGAGCATAATTATGCTGCTATTTCTGGTTTTTGCCCGTGGAATTGATAAAGCCTATTTAATATTATATTTGTTTTGGAATACTTAACTTGTGAAAGTTACTAACTAATTCGCCAAATACTTTCGTCTCTTTGCTAGGTAAGGGCGATCGCATAACATCGCATAATTAAATGCTTTTTAGATACTTTGATGTCATAGGGCAATTTTTATTTGGATGAAGTATGCATACACTTGCAATCGTTAGCTTTTAAAAATCGAGCATTCAAACGCCATAGAAATAATATACAAATAATTTACTATATACATCAATCAACCATATTAATTAATGTATATTGTTTGATCTAATTTTGGCATATTTTATTAATGTGGGTATTCTTTGATTAGGAGCATCTTATCTACTAGCACCTTTATCAATAGACGGAAATTGAGGACATGAATTCTCCTGATGCCATAGAGCCCAGCAACAACCTGACTGAACCAGCGATCGCGGTTAACAATTTGTCTTATAGCCAAGACGGTAACGCCTCAGCCACTGCAGTAGCCCAGCAAACTTTAGCTCGCAGCAGCCAAGCCGTGGTGGTGTTGCTAGTTGATGATCAACCAATTGTGGCCGAGTCGATTCGCCGCTTGTTGGCATCGGAACCTGATATTCAATTTCATTACTGTGGCGATGTCCAAAAAGTAATTCCCACGGCAATTCAACTAGCCCCGACGATTATTTTGCAAGATCTGGTGATGCCCGATGCCGATGGGCTGATGTTGGTCAAGTTTTTTCGCGCCAATCCAGCTCTCAGCAAAATCCCGGTGGTGATTCTCTCTACTAAAGACGAAGCAACCGCCAAGGCTGAAGCCTTTGCCCATGGCGCTAATGATTATTTGGTCAAACTGCCCGATCCGATCGAACTAGTTGCCAGAATCCGCTACCATTCTGCTGCCTACGTCAATTTGTTGAAAGGAGAAGAAGCCGATCGCACCCTGGCATATAACAAAGAGTTAGAACAGCGCGTTGACGATCGCACCGCCGAACTGCAGCAAACCTTAAAGAATCTCAAGCAAACTCAAGCCCAAATGGTGCATAACGAAAAAATGTCTAGTTTGGGACAATTGGTCGCTGGTATTGCCCATGAAATCAATAATCCAATCAATTTTATCTATGGCAATATCAAACATGTAAAAGCATATGTCAACGATCTATCAGAGATGGTTCGCCTTTACCAGGAGCACTACTCTGAGCCCGTCTTACCGATTCTTGAAAAAAGCGCAAGTATTGACATAGAATTTATTAATCAAGATTTGCCAAAGCTTCTAATATCCTTGGATACAGGGGTTGAGCGAATCCGTAATCTGGTGCTTGGCTTGCGTAACTTTGCGCGTCACGACGAAAGCCCAGTCAAAGCAATTGATATTCACGAAGGGATCGATAGCACCCTTTTGATTCTGAAGCACAAAATTGATGACATTGAAATTGTCAAAGACTATGGCGATCTCCCCCTAGTTGAATGCTGTGCCAGTCAGATCAATCAAGTATTTATGAATATTCTGGCCAATGCGGCTGATGCACTAGATGAAGCGAGGGAAGTAGGGAAACAGCCCCAGCCCAAAATTACAATTCGCACCGCCAAGCAAGAATCAGACCAGATTACGATCGAATTGAGCGATAATGGCATAGGCATTCCACCAGAAGTGCAACAACTCATCTTCGATCCGTTCTTTACCACCAAAATTGTAGGGGAGGGCACTGGCTTAGGTCTTTCAATTAGCCATCAAATTGTAGTCGATAAACATAAGGGTAAATTGGATTGTATCTCGGCAATTGGGAATGGAACTACTTTTCGGATTGAGCTGCCCACTTCATTCCAAATTGAGCAAGATTCTTAATTGGCCACCCATGTAATCCTTAGGAATGAGACTAGAATTACAGCGTAAAATGATTGGCAGAACCCCAAGTGAGTAGGACAAGATTACAAGATGAAAGGTGCGAGCATAGATTTATAATTTATAACTGTAAGGGGAGCTTGAATCGCCGATGCTAATGTTAATTTTTCAGGCTGGTGACGAACGCTACGCTCTGGCGACGGATCAGGTGGTAGAGGTGGTGCCGATGGTGATCCTGCGGCAGTTGCGCCACGCTCCTGACTACATCGCTGGAGCCTTCAACTACCAAGGGCAAGTTGTTCCGGTGCTTGATTTGAATTATTTGCTCAATGGAGCTAACAGTCGCCCTTTTTTAAGTACGCGGATCATATTAACCAATTTTGCTAATCATGAGGGCGATCGCCACATCTTAGGGCTAATGGCAGAGCGTGTTACCCAAACAATTGAACTGGCAGAAACTGACCTGGTTGATGCTGGTTACCACACCCTTGATACACCTTATTTGGGCAAGATGACGTTGAGTCAAACAGACATGATTCAATGCATTCAGGTGGAGCAACTATTGCCATTAGTGGCGAAAGACAATCTGTTTTTAGCTTTAGAGGGCAGTAAGGTTGACTAATTCAGCTAACACAATTAATCCAGATAGAGGAGCGCGGTTAAAGATCAAACAGTTGCTAGGCAAGCGGATTGGCCTCAACCCTGACTCAATTGGTGACAAGGCGATCGCCAGGGCAATTGACCAGCGCTTGCACCTGCTGGGGATTGAGAATCCACATAAGGATACTCGGTACTATCAATATTATCAATTGTTGCTAACTTCTGCGACGGAGTTTGAAGCCCTGGTTGAATGTGTGATCATTCCTGAAACCTATTTTTTCCGGGGTCGTCAATCCTTCACATTCCTAGAGCGTTATGTTCGCCAGGAATGGTTGCCAAAGCATAGCCATAGAAGTTTGCGCGTGCTAAGTGTTCCTTGTTCTACGGGTGAGGAGCCATATTCGATTGCAATTACACTGGCAAAAGCGGGTTTAAGTCCGGAGCGGGTGCAAATTGAGGCGATTGATATCAGTCGTCAATCGCTTGTAAAAGCTGAACGGGCGATTTATACAGATTATTCATTTCGGCAACAGTTCCTTACCGATCGCCAAGCCTATTTCCATCAGGTGCCAGAAGGTTATCAACTGTGCAATTCAATGCGTCGCTGCGTCAAGTTTGAACATAGTAATTTGCTAGATCCCTGGTTCGCCCTAGAACGTCAACCCTACGATCTCATTTTTTGTCGTAACTTGTTGATCTATTTCCATGCTGCTGCCCGCACCAAAGCAACTCAAGTTTTAGACCAATTGTTGATCGATCAGGGTCTATTATTTGTCGGCTATGCTGAGACAACCCAGATAGACCATCGCAAATTTGTGTCGGTGGGACATTCCCTGACCTTTGCCTACCAAAAAGCTCAAAGAGCAAAAAAAGCAAGTGCTACCAGCCCCAGGCCAGCTCATAAAAACCGCGATCGGCTGCTTGATGCTCCATCCCCGATCCTCAAAAGCAAGACTGCTCAACCAGCAACCAACCTGGCCAACAAGACTAAAAAGGAACAGTTAGTTAAATCAACCGCCCTTGACGATCGCATAGCGGAGCCCAAATCAGACCCCAATGATCAAGCCGATAACCTATTGCAAACTGCGAGAAGTTTGGCCGATGTGGGACAACTCGCCGCCGCCGCTGAACTTTGTCAAGCATACTTGAGCCAGAATCCGATCTGTGCCCATGCCTATGTGTTATATGGAGAGATTTTGCAAGCAATCGGCAAAGATGAGCAAGCAGAGGAATGTTGGCAAAAGGCGCTCTATTTACAGCCAGATTATTATGAAGCACTGGTGCACCTAGCCTTATTAAAGGAGCAAAGGGGCGATCGCCTCGGTGCAGCAGTTATTTTTCAAAGAATTTGCGTAAATGTGCGCTTCGGATCGGAGTAGGTGTCATTTTTAAAAAAGGAATGCACCCCAAAAGAAATTAAATCCAAATTATCCCAGCAATTAGCCCGACGGCTCATACTAGTGGATATACCAGCATGTTTGAGCGCAGATTGGTAATTTGGTAATCGGTAATCAATCAGTAATCAGCACGGGCACACTGCGAACCACGGTCAGAATGAAAGAGCAAGCCATTGGTTGAGGGTATGCGCTACCTCCAGAGCAGCCGCTAAAGCCGTCGCACTCTACACATCATGGCAACTAGCTTAAATCGAATCAAGTTAAAGAGGAGCTTTGCCAGGAACTTGATAACAGTTTTCGTCCCAGTTCAATATCTTTACTCGAGCTTTGCCAATCAGGATGTGCTGTCCTTAAAAGGCTCTCAATCGTCTCACGATCGAACAGATGCCAGACCAATGCGCCCTGTTTGATTTGGCCAGACTGATTTTCGATTACACTCTCAATGGCATAGCAATCAATGCTGAGGCAATAGATTAAGCAGGTAGTAGCAGCGCGATCGAAAACCAGCCGATCGCCAACCTGCATAGTGCGAAAATTAATGATTGCCTGTTTAAACTCTTGGGGTGAGTTGACTACCAAGCCTGGTACTGGCGTAATATACTGCCGATCGCCATTGATTGCCAGCCAGTAATGTCTGGTTGGATCAATGCCCTCAAGCCAAACTGACTCATCATCAAGACGGTATCGGGGTGCAATAACAAGAGGATTGGTCATAGGTGCTGGATTAGGGCATTAGGGTAGCAGTGGCAAATATTAAGCTTCTCGCATAAACATTTCACCCAAATGATCAAGCTAATAGAACCAAAGCTGCAATCTCGTAATCATAGACAACAGGTCAGTATGGGAGGTTAGGGAGTAAAAGATCTATAAGCCTAACCCTAGTTTAAGCAAAACTCGCCAATTCATCCATCCCTAGAGGTACAAACTTAGCAGGTATAAATCCAACCTAAGTCAGATTATGTCGGCGATCGCTGCTGTTAGGTTTAGTCAGAGCCTAATATTAAGGTCAGTCTAGCTCAAATTAGAATAAAGGTATTTCCTAATTCATTGCCTAATTCAGGGATGATTAATATCAATCACCGATTGAGAGTCTATTATTAGGATGGGCAAGGCATGAAGAGCTAAACTGCATTTTATTTTTGTCAATTATATATTGATGTATATGTTGCATATGTAATGTATGTGAATGAAAAATCATATGTACAACTGCAATAAGGTAATACCATCTGTAAAGCTTGTAACGGGGTGAATTTATGGCTGCTAGTGCTGAGCCTGGATTTAATATTTCTCAGCCATGCCAGGTGATAGAAGCGTGGCTGTCGCAGTTTAATCAATACTAGTATTTATGGCAAAATTAAATATTAAATGTTGAAACGATCGGGTCATGCAGTATGATGCAGTGGCCTTAACTTTTTATGATTTAAGTTTGTAATGCTAGAGCTTAGCTGTACTTAAAGCTTTACTTGGAAAAGACAAGTTAATCCAAATGGCGATCGTAATTGGAAGGCTAAAGACATCCTACTAATATGTTTTATGTTTTGCTTTGCTATTTGATAAAGCTTGATTGAGGTAGTAATTAAGCTGATCAGCTATTGGAGTTAGCGATTAAGTATTAAGGCAGAACTAAGATCCGCAGCATTATCCTGGCTAGATGCTAGTATTTCCAGAAGGATAAGTGGCAGATATCACAAGAAGAGAAAACAGAGAAATAAGCAGAAGAAGTTAGATATAATGACCCCGACAGAGAAAACAATCCCATTTTATGGGAGAGAAATTAATTTAAAAATGGGACTGATTGCCCCCCAGGCTGGTGGCTCAGTGTTAGTTAGCTGCGGTGAGACAGCAGTTCTGGTGACAGCAACTAGAGGTTCAGCTCGTGATGGGATCGATTTTTTACCCCTTTTAGTTGATTACGAAGAGCGCCTCTATGCAGTAGGCAGAATCCCCGGTGGTTTTCTGCGCCGCGAAGGACGACCACCAGAAAAGGCAGTGTTAACCTGTCGCTTGATCGATCGCCCGATGCGCCCGCTATTTCCCAATTGGTTGCGCGATGATATTCAAATTGTAGCTACAACGATGGCTCTGGATGAGCAAGCACCACCGGATGTTCTGGGGGTGACCGGGGCTTCGCTGGCAGCACAAATTGCCGGATTGCCCTTTAATGGGCCAATGGCTGGGGTGCGGGTTGGCCTGGTGGGTGATGAGTTTATTATTAATCCTACCTATGCTGAGGTAGAAAATGGCGATCTCGATCTGGTGGTAGCTGGTACGCCAGAAGGGATTGTGATGGTGGAAGCTGGTGCCAATCAGTTGCCGGAGCAGGACATGATCGAGGCGATCGAGTTTGGCTATGAGGCCGTCACTGAATTAATCAATGTTCAAAATGAGGTTTTGAAAGACCTGGGGATTGAAAAAGTAGAAATTGTGCCCCCAGAAGTCGATCCTACTCTGGCTGATTTTATCCAAGATCGCGCCAGCGAAAAAGTCACCAAAATTATCAGTAGCTTCGAGAAAGTGAAGCCTGTACGTGATGATGCCCTAGATGCGGTCAAGGCAGAGCTAGAAGCAGAGATTGCTGAACTCCCTGAAGATGATTCAATCAGGCTAGCCGCTACTGGTAAAGCGTTGGGCAATGCCTATAAGAGCTTGACCAAGAAACTGATGCGCAAGCAGATCATTGAAGAAAGTGTGCGGATTGATGGCCGCAAGCTAGACGAAGTCCGACCCGTTGATACAATGGTGTCATTGTTACCGCGCGTACATGGCAGTGCTTTGTTTAATCGCGGCCTTACGCAAGTGCTTTCGATCGCTACTCTGGGTACTCCTTCCGATGCTCAGGATCTAGATGATTTGCATCCCGATGAGTCGAAGCGATATTTGCATCACTACAATTTCCCGCCCTACTCAGTGGGTGAGGCACGGCCGATGCGATCGCCAGGCCGCCGAGAAATTGGTCATGGGGCGTTGGCAGAACGGGCAATTTTGCCGATTTTGCCCGGTGGCGAGTTTCCCTATGTGTTGCGGGTCGTATCCGAGGTAACGTCTTCTAATGGTTCTACTTCGATGGGTTCGGTTTGTGCTTCGACCTTGGCATTGATGGATGCTGGGGTGCCGATCGCCAAGCCGGTCAGTGGTGTAGCGATGGGCTTAATTAAAGAAGGCGAAGAAGTGCGTGTCCTGACCGATATCCAGGGGATTGAAGATTTTCTGGGGGATATGGATTTCAAGGTGGCTGGGACTGATGCTGGTATTACTGCCCTGCAAATGGACATGAAGATCACTGGCATTGCGATCGATACGATCAAGGATGCGATCATTCAGGCCAAGGCTGGACGCTTGCATATTCTGGAAAAAATGCTAGCGGTGTTGCCAGAACCAAGGCCAGAAATCTCGCCCAATGCACCACGTATTCTGACCATGCAAATCAACCCGGATCAAATTGGTTTGGTAATTGGCCCTGGTGGTAAAACAATCAAGGGGATCGTGGAAGAAACTGGCGCTAAGGTTGATATTAACGACGATGGCACAGTTACGATCGCCTCGGTTGAGTCGGCAGGTGCAAAGCAGGCGATGCGGATCATTGAGGGGATGACCAAGCAGGTTTCTCCCGGTGATGTGTTTATGGGCAAGGTAACCCGAATTATTCCGATCGGTGCCTTTGTAGAGTTCCTGCCCGGTAAAGAAGGCATGGTGCATATTTCCCAGCTAGCTGAAGGACGGGTTGGCAAAGTTGAAGATGAGGTGAACGTGGGCGATGAGGTGATTATTAAGATCCGCGAGATCGATCAACGCGGTCGCTATAATCTCACTCGCTTGGGCATTCATCCAGAGCAAGCCGCTGCTGCTAGGGGCGGAGATAAAGAAGAAGAATCCTGAATCCAGAGTGCTTGGCTAGTTGAGATCGAGCTAAGTTTAAATAAGCAAAACCAACTACGTTAGCTGCAAATCCGGTAGGATAGAAGGTGATAGGGCAGCGGAAAAATGGAGCATATGATAGTCATCTTTGATGGTAATTACGATGCTCTGGATAACCTATAGTTATTGCTCTTAGCACTCATTCCAGTTAATCCTACCTAAGCCTATGCTTACCTCCGACCTGGCTAATCAAAATGCTCAAAATGCTCAGGATTGGCGATCGCTAGCCCAGCAGTTTGCCCAAATTGTTGGCGATCGTTATGTGGTGCGCACCCAGGAAGAGTTGATTGCCTATGAGTGCGATGGATTAACCAGTTATAAGC
The sequence above is a segment of the Pseudanabaena sp. PCC 7367 genome. Coding sequences within it:
- a CDS encoding CheR family methyltransferase, with translation MTNSANTINPDRGARLKIKQLLGKRIGLNPDSIGDKAIARAIDQRLHLLGIENPHKDTRYYQYYQLLLTSATEFEALVECVIIPETYFFRGRQSFTFLERYVRQEWLPKHSHRSLRVLSVPCSTGEEPYSIAITLAKAGLSPERVQIEAIDISRQSLVKAERAIYTDYSFRQQFLTDRQAYFHQVPEGYQLCNSMRRCVKFEHSNLLDPWFALERQPYDLIFCRNLLIYFHAAARTKATQVLDQLLIDQGLLFVGYAETTQIDHRKFVSVGHSLTFAYQKAQRAKKASATSPRPAHKNRDRLLDAPSPILKSKTAQPATNLANKTKKEQLVKSTALDDRIAEPKSDPNDQADNLLQTARSLADVGQLAAAAELCQAYLSQNPICAHAYVLYGEILQAIGKDEQAEECWQKALYLQPDYYEALVHLALLKEQRGDRLGAAVIFQRICVNVRFGSE
- a CDS encoding polyribonucleotide nucleotidyltransferase, which codes for MTPTEKTIPFYGREINLKMGLIAPQAGGSVLVSCGETAVLVTATRGSARDGIDFLPLLVDYEERLYAVGRIPGGFLRREGRPPEKAVLTCRLIDRPMRPLFPNWLRDDIQIVATTMALDEQAPPDVLGVTGASLAAQIAGLPFNGPMAGVRVGLVGDEFIINPTYAEVENGDLDLVVAGTPEGIVMVEAGANQLPEQDMIEAIEFGYEAVTELINVQNEVLKDLGIEKVEIVPPEVDPTLADFIQDRASEKVTKIISSFEKVKPVRDDALDAVKAELEAEIAELPEDDSIRLAATGKALGNAYKSLTKKLMRKQIIEESVRIDGRKLDEVRPVDTMVSLLPRVHGSALFNRGLTQVLSIATLGTPSDAQDLDDLHPDESKRYLHHYNFPPYSVGEARPMRSPGRREIGHGALAERAILPILPGGEFPYVLRVVSEVTSSNGSTSMGSVCASTLALMDAGVPIAKPVSGVAMGLIKEGEEVRVLTDIQGIEDFLGDMDFKVAGTDAGITALQMDMKITGIAIDTIKDAIIQAKAGRLHILEKMLAVLPEPRPEISPNAPRILTMQINPDQIGLVIGPGGKTIKGIVEETGAKVDINDDGTVTIASVESAGAKQAMRIIEGMTKQVSPGDVFMGKVTRIIPIGAFVEFLPGKEGMVHISQLAEGRVGKVEDEVNVGDEVIIKIREIDQRGRYNLTRLGIHPEQAAAARGGDKEEES
- a CDS encoding chemotaxis protein CheW, whose product is MLMLIFQAGDERYALATDQVVEVVPMVILRQLRHAPDYIAGAFNYQGQVVPVLDLNYLLNGANSRPFLSTRIILTNFANHEGDRHILGLMAERVTQTIELAETDLVDAGYHTLDTPYLGKMTLSQTDMIQCIQVEQLLPLVAKDNLFLALEGSKVD